A part of Primulina eburnea isolate SZY01 chromosome 10, ASM2296580v1, whole genome shotgun sequence genomic DNA contains:
- the LOC140803900 gene encoding uncharacterized protein, giving the protein MECLNYAEMQNMIDGTQFGNLINYVSDYNLSSQIIWFLMARQSCKTTSDELWMVVNQRPLRFSKMEYALITGLDCSEDFPEVGETMKFRDRHFCGNENVYIEEVATKLMEMRKTPERTINLEKLKLACLYFDAAVLWPVRQKTVPQVDNMLLSLVEDLDLFNKYHWGTIAYNEVLKSIKRDLTSIKLKKKKKNEKIVEYGAFTSNGFVHPLQILAYECIPGIAKKFAKRRDRYNMILPRMCG; this is encoded by the exons ATGGAATGCCTCAATTATGCAGAGATGCAGAATATGATTGATGGAACTCAATttggtaatttaattaattatgtaaGTGATTACAATTTATCCAGTCAGATTATATGGTTCTTGATGGCTCGACAGTCATGTAAGACTACTAGTGATGAGTTGTGGATGGTTGTGAATCAAAGACCGTtgagattttcgaaaatggagTATGCACTTATAACTGGGCTTGATTGTTCAGAAGATTTTCCTGAAGTTGGAGAGACGATGAAATTTCGGGATAGACATTTTTGTGGCAATGAAAATGTATATATTGAGGAGGTGGCGACAAAACTAATGGAAATGAGAAAAACACCTGAACGCACTATAAATTTGGAAAAATTGAAGTTAGCATGTTTGTACTTTGATGCTGCTGTTCTTTGGCCAGTTCGACAAAAGACAGTTCCTCAAGTTGACAACATGCTTTTGAGTTTAGTGGaggatttggatttgtttaACAAATATCATTGGGGTACGATAGCTTATAACGAAGTTCTTAAAAGTATAAAGCGAGATTTAACTTCAATcaaattgaagaaaaagaagaagaacgAAAAGATTGTCGAATATGGAGCGTTTACTTCGAACGGATTTGTTCATCCAttgcaa ATTCTTGCATATGAATGTATTCCTGGCATTGCAAAGAAGTTTGCTAAGCGAAGAGATAGATATAACATGATACTTCCGCGTATGTGTGGATAG